The Arachis hypogaea cultivar Tifrunner chromosome 19, arahy.Tifrunner.gnm2.J5K5, whole genome shotgun sequence genome has a window encoding:
- the LOC112777140 gene encoding uncharacterized protein isoform X2 codes for MAPKGRGGRIVRNTRIDQSRLPSRMSGEQNVDIDSSQPSVHVLGQQSNTHDEPHLTQLNVGSASQPSPQILSQPSPQLDGANSSDASALDAEDNELPSVGQSSLHTETRSNRKLVIAVEKGDKPKRFTDHTVTRDITKDLLSRMPSPAPRWQDYCPNMKDELFKDFLEKHEFASNYDKAMARTVWNKTMHDRYPDILKRAMDRAFKEANSTSIADIKGHGPKAMKVDVWNGLVDHWLDSKWQNKSVAGQKNRAAMPAHKLHTAGSISFGEHKRRKEAKLKRRVSFLEVYDDVHKKKSGEYVSEVSKGIIDSYGEAIS; via the exons ATGGCACCGAAAGGTAGGGGTGGACGAATAGTACGAAACACTCGTATTGATCAATCTCGGCTTCCCTCGCGTATGTCAG GTGAGCAAAATGTTGATATTGATTCTTCTCAACCATCGGTACATGTGTTAG gtcAACAGAGTAATACTCATGATGAACCTCATCTTACACAATTGAATGTGGGATCAGCATCACAACCATCCCCACAAATTTTATCACAACCATCACCACAATTAGATG GTGCGAATTCGTCTGACGCATCTGCTTTAGACGCAGAAGATAATGAGCTACCTAGTGTTGGACAATCAAGTTTGCATACTGAAACTAGGAGTAACAGGAAGCTGGTAATAGCTGTAGAGAAAGGCGATAAACC GAAGAGATTTACAGATCATACGGTAACTCGTGACATCACGAAAGATTTATTAAGTAGGATGCCTTCTCCAGCGCCAAGATGGCAGGATTATTGTCCAAACATGAAGGACGAATTGTTCAAAGATTTTCTG GAAAAACATGAATTTGCATCAAATTATGATAAGGCTATGGCAAGAACTGTTTGGAATAAGACAATGCATGACCGCTATCCTgatattttgaaaagagcaaTGGATAGAGCTTTTAAGGAGGCAAACTCTACTAGTATTGCTGATATTAAGGGTCATGGACCTAAAGCAATGAAAGTTGATGTTTGGAATGGCTTAGTTGATCATTGGTTAGATTCAAAGTGGCAAAACAAGTCTGTGGCCGGTCAAAAAAATAGGGCTGCTATGCCTGCTCATAAATTACACACTGCAGGGTCTATCAGTTTTGGCGAACACAAGAGAAGAAAG GAAGCTAAGTTGAAGCGTCGTGTATCTTTCCTTGAAGTATATGATGATGTTCATAAGAAAAAAAGTGGAGAATATGTTTCTGAAGTATCCAAGGGAATTATT GACTCATATGGAGAGGCAATATCataa
- the LOC112777140 gene encoding uncharacterized protein isoform X1: protein MAPNRSWMSRWQDCTGHLSEEFKNGVVKFIDFVERNPTVIDSLGRILYPCTKCKNRLRDEIFWVEKHLCDRGFMEGYINWTAHGEERWVEQDATNVTQEHEEENTNPYVDMVIDAAGGNLNVVEGLEEDPNPSASKFYKLLRSADEPLWDGCTKHTILSAVTQLVNLKSEFNMSESCYNRMVAIIKSMLPESEKLPEDFYRSKTMIQELGLGYEKIDACPNHCMLYYKETSDKISYVACTMCGHPRFKPKAGDTCNSSRDVPYSILRYFPITPRLQRLFMSKTTAQYMKWHVDGVRQDESVITHPADADAWKQFDATHELFAQESRNVRLGLCTDGFNPFSGSKTPYSCWPVFVTPYNLPPCMCMRREYIFLSLLIPGPKSPGKKLYVYLRPLIDELKVLWDNGVTTYDAWEKKNFNMKVALLWTISDFLAYGMLSGWSTHGRLSCPICMKNTKSFRLQHGAKPCWFDCHRQYLPVGHAFRRDRYSFKKSTVEKSFLPKRMSGVEILNELDKLEEANLGANPRGKKVTIHNWVRKSIFWELPYWSTNLIRHNLDIMHIEKNVFDNIFNTVMDVKGKTKDNANAREDLKIICKRPNLELVFENGKCKKPKATYVLDSQQRRTVCEWIKQLKFPDGYASNISRCVNLADGKIYGMKSHDSHVFIERLIPLAFRDVLPKSIWGVLTELSLFFKQICATEIRSDAVEKVEISIIETVCKLEKIFPPAFFDVMEHLVIHLPYEAKVGGPVQYRWTYPFERCMLYLKRKVRNKARVEGSICEAYILEEISNFTSMYFESTVQTRRTQVPRNDDGGSNMDENHLSIFRYPCLSIGRGSKKYLTDEELHIAHTYILVNCEEIEPYLQQFEDSLKELHPNISEDEILNACDKDFSRWIKNQVDTGHIESRMIQQIAHGPSKSVTSYNGLKVNGYRFHTKDHDKNRATMNSGVCVKGNIYGENDLDYYGILEEILELSYLGYGNTVFIFRCCWFDPINGVKVDERYGLVDIKYKSRLQSNEPFVLAEQAQQVYYTKYPHSGYKSSGEWWAACKVRAKLFMNESLHDPDEEPNEKADSNDFYQESVSELREQSVVLEDEVISLFDANAPMEDVNVEDINCPMDILLNNEFINDNEKFDSEDSESASSELENEDYVM, encoded by the exons ATGGCGCCCAATAGAAGTTGGATGTCACGATGGCAAGATTGCACTGGTCATCTAAGCGAGGAATTTAAGAACGGTGTTGTGAAATTCATAGATTTTGTAGAAAGAAACCCGACAGTCATTGATAGTTTAGGTCGCATTCTTTATCCATGCACAAAATGTAAGAACAGGCTTAGGGATGAAATATTCTGGGTCGAAAAGCATTTGTGTGATCGTGGATTTATGGAGGGTTATATAAATTGGACTGCTCATGGTGAGGAAAGATGGGTTGAACAGGACGCAACAAATGTTACCCAAGAACATGAAGAGGAGAATACAAATCCATATGTAGACATGGTTATTGATGCTGCAGGTGGTAACTTAAACGTAGTGGAAGGTTTAgaagaggatccaaatccatccGCGTCGAAGTTTTATAAGTTGCTGAGGAGTGCTGACGAACCTTTGTGGGATGGCTGCACCAAGCATACAATATTGTCAGCTGTAACCCAGCTAGTTAACTTGAAGTCAGAATTCAACATGAGTGAGAGCTGTTATAATCGAATGGTTGCCATAATCAAGAGCATGCTCCCAGAATCAGAGAAGTTGCCAGAAGATTTCTACCGGTCAAAGACAATGATTCAAGAATTGGGATTAGGATATGAGAAAATTGATGCTTGTCCTAATCACTGCATGCTATATTATAAAGAAACAAGTGACAAGATTAGTTATGTAGCCTGCACAATGTGTGGGCATCCACGATTTAAGCCAAAGGCAGGGGATACATGTAATAGTAGTAGGGATGTGCCATACTCAATATTGAGATATTTTCCTATTACTCCAAGGCTTCAACGTTTGTTTATGTCTAAAACTACTGCGCAATATATGAAGTGGCATGTGGATGGAGTACGCCAAGATGAATCGGTGATCACACATCCGGCTGATGCTGATGCTTGGAAACAATTTGATGCCACCCATGAACTATTTGCCCAAGAGTCTAGAAATGTTAGGCTTGGACTTTGCACTGATGGTTTTAATCCATTTTCTGGCTCGAAGACTCCATACTCATGTTGGCCTGTGTTTGTCACACCTTACAATCTTCCTCCATGTATGTGCATGAGAAGAGAGTACATATTCCTCAGTCTTTTGATCCCTGGACCGAAGTCTCCgggaaaaaaattatatgtttatCTTAGACCACTGATTGATGAGTTAAAGGTTTTGTGGGACAATGGTGTTACTACTTATGATGCatgggaaaagaaaaattttaacatgAAGGTAGCATTATTGTGGACTATAAGCGATTTTCTGGCTTATGGAATGTTGTCTGGTTGGAGCACACACGGTCGTCTTTCTTGTCCGATTTGCATGAAGAACACTAAATCATTTCGACTACAACACGGTGCTAAACCCTGTTGGTTTGATTGTCATCGACAGTACTTGCCTGTTGGTCATGCATTTCGTCGTGATCGGTACTCTTTTAAAAAGTCAACCGTGGAAAAGTCTTTTCTACCGAAACGAATGAGTGGAGTTGAAATCTTAAATGAGTTGGACAAACTCGAAGAAGCTAACTTAGGGGCTAATCCGAGAGGAAAAAAAGTCACCATTCATAATTGGGTGAGAAAAAGCATATTTTGGGAGTTGCCTTATTGGTCAACTAATTTGATAAGACACAATTTAGACATTATGCACAttgaaaaaaatgtttttgacAACATCTTTAACACTGTTATGGACGTAAAGGGCAAGACAAAAGACAACGCAAATGCAAGAGAAGATTTGAAGATAATATGCAAACGCCCTAACTTGGAGTTGGTATTTGAGAATGGAAAGTGCAAAAAACCAAAAGCAACATATGTCTTAGATTCTCAACAAAGGAGGACAGTATGCGAGTGGATAAAGCAATTAAAATTTCCTGATGGTTATGCATCAAATATTTCACGATGTGTTAATCTAGCAGATGGGAAGATATACGGAATGAAGAGTCACGACAGCCATGTTTTCATAGAAAGACTAATTCCATTGGCCTTTCGAGACGTGTTGCCAAAATCCATATGGGGAGTGCTAACAGAGCTCAGCTTGTTCTTTAAACAAATTTGTGCTACTGAAATACGCTCTGATGCTGTGGAGAAGGTAGAGATTTCCATTATTGAAACGGTTTGTAAGCTGGAAAAAATTTTTCCGCCAGCTTTCTTTGATGTGATGGAGCATTTAGTTATCCACCTCCCTTATGAAGCTAAGGTTGGAGGACCTGTGCAGTATCGATGGACGTATCCATTTGAAAGGTGTATGCTATACTTAAAACGAAAAGTACGAAATAAGGCAAGAGTTGAAGGATCTATTTGCGAAGCATATATTTTGgaagaaatttcaaattttacttCTATGTATTTTGAGTCAACAGTACAAACAAGGCGGACTCAAGTTCCTAGGAACGATGATGGTGGTTCAAATATGGATGAAAATCACTTGTCTATTTTTAGATACCCATGCCTTTCCATCGGGCGAGGTTCAAAGAAATACTTAActgatgaagagcttcatatcgCCCACACATACATTCTTGTCAACTGCGAAGAAATAGAACCTTATCTCCA ACAATTTGAGGATTCACTGAAAGAATTACATCCAAATATCTCCGAAGATGAAATACTAAATGCCTGCGATAAGGACTTCAGTAGATGGATAAAGAATCAA GTAGATACAGGTCACATTGAAAGTAGAATGATTCAACAGATAGCTCATGGTCCTTCCAAGTCTGTCACTTCATACAATGGCTTAAAAGTTAATGGATATAGATTTCATACTAAGGATCACGACAAAAATAGAGCTACCATGAATAGTGGGGTATGTGTTAAGGGAAATATTTATGGGGAAAATGACTTAGACTACTACGGCATTCTTGAGGAGATATTGGAACTGTCATACTTAGGCTATGGAAATACTGTATTTATCTTTCGATGCTGCTGGTTTGACCCAATTAATGGAGTAAAAGTTGATGAGAGATATGGGTTAGTGGACATAAAGTATAAATCAAGACTACAATCAAACGAGCCGTTTGTTTTAGCTGAACAAGCACAACAGGTATATTACACAAAATACCCACATAGTGGGTATAAGTCTAGTGGGGAATGGTGGGCAGCTTGTAAAGTTAGAGCCAAGCTCTTTATGAATGAAAGTTTGCATGATCCAGATGAAGAACCTAATGAGAAGGCTGATAGTAATGATTTTTATCAAGAAAGTGTATCTGAATTAAGAGAGCAAAGTGTTGTTTTGGAGGATGAAGTTATTTCATTGTTTGATGCAAATGCTCCAATGGAAGATGTAAATGTAGAAGATATAAATTGTCCAATGGACATTTTGCTCAATAATGAGTTCATCAACGATAACGAAAAATTTGATAGTGAAGATAGTGAAAGTGCTAGTTCTGAACTTGAGAATGAAGACTATGTGATGTAG